The sequence CAAATCACATAGACGAGGAACAGTGCGAACGCGATCGGACCCCTTCCGACACTCCCGGGCGACATGGCGCTCAGGAGAAGCGCGGAGCGCGCTTCTCCAGGAAGGCCGTGATGCCTTCCTTCGCCTCTCCGTTCTCGAACAGATCCTGCTCCTGAGCCACCTCGAACCCGAAACCCTCCTCGAGTGGCGTGTCGAACGATGCGTCGACCGTGCGGATGACGGCGCGCTGCGCGGGCAGCGACATCGTGCACAACTCAGTGGCGAGTGCCAGCGCGGCCTCCGTGGCGGCGCCTGCCTCGACGAGGCGATCGATCAAGCCGATCGCGTGCGCCTCGGGAGCGAGCACCTGGCGGGCGCTCAGCATGATGTCGAGGGCACGGCCGCGACCGACCAGACGCGGAAGGCGCTGCGTCCCACCTGCTCCGGGAATCAGCCCGAGCTTCACCTCGGGCAATCCGAACTTGGCGTCCGCACCACCGACCCGCAGCGTGCAGGCCATCGCGAGTTCGAGGCCGCCGCCCAGCGCGAGGCCGTCCACCGCGGCGATCGAAATTCGGTCGGCCGATGCGAGCCGGTCGAGCGCACTCCGAAGCCGATCGCCATACGCCGTGAAGGATTCCGCGTCGACGGCCGACATGTGCTTGATGTCGGCGCCGGCCGCGAAGAAGCCGGGAATGTCCGAGCGGACGACGACCACCTTCACGGAGCCGTCGGTGTCCGCTGCGTCGAGTGCCGCGTTCAGACCGTCGATGATCGGCAATCCGAGAGCGTTCGCCGGCCTGCGTTGCAACGTGATCGTCATGACGCCGGCCTCGACGTCGCTCCACGCGACTGCGGGCGTTGCGGTTTCCGACATGCACACCATCCTTCTCGGTCCTGTATTGACCCAACCATACTAATTGTCGGACCGAAATGGAAGATCAGGGTCGCCGCGGAAACTTCTCGAACTCGGGGCGCCGCTTGGCCTTGTACGCCTCGCGTCCTTCTTTCGCCTCCTCCGTCGAGTAGAAGAGCAGATTCGCATCGTGGGCGAGTTGCTGAATACCCGCCATTCCGTCCTCGGCCGCATTGAAACTCGCCTTCATGAGCCGGAGCGCGAACGGCGAGAGCTCGAGCATCTCGCGACACCACTGCACAGTTTCCCGCTCGAGGTCGGCGAGGGGGACAACGGTATTGACCAGGCCCATCTCGCGTGCCTGCTGCGCGTCGTACTGCCGGCACAGAAACCAGATCTCCTTGGCCTTCTTCACCCCGACCAACTCCGCGAGCAATCCCGCGCCGTAGCCACCGTCGAACGACCCCACCTTCGGGCCCACCTGACCGAACCGGGCGTTGTCCGCCGCGATCGTGAGGTCACAGACCAGGTGCAGGATGTGCCCGCCGCCGATCGCGTAGCCGGCGACCATGGCCACCACCGGCTTCGGCAGGCGCCGGATCTGAATCTGCAGATCGGTGACGTGGAACCGCCCGACGCTGCCCGCCTTACCAGGCTCGGTGAGGTAGCCGGTGTCGCCGCGTACCCGCTGGTCGCCGCCCGAGCAGAAGGCGTCAGGCCCCTCCCCCGTCAGCACGATCACGCCGACCGAAGAGTCTTCGCGGGCGTCGACCAGAGCCTCGGAGATTTCCATCAGCGTCTGTGGCCGGAACGCGTTGCGTACCTCCGGACGGCAGATCGTGATTTTCGCGATCCCGTCACCACTGTGTTCGTATCGGATGTCCTCGAACTCACCGACTGCAGTCCAGGACACGAAATCCGTTGTATCACCGTTGTTCGTCATAGAGCGATCATAGGCACACGCGCTAACGATCGTTATCGGCCGAGCCTGCGAATGCCGAAGGTGCGGCCCGGAAAACCGAGCCGCACCTTCGCGTCCTATATCCGTATATCTGTCAGGACATTGTCAGGCCACCGCTGACGGACAGCGTCTGGCCGGTGACGAACTCCGCTGCGTCGGAGGCGAAGTACGCCACCGCCGCGCCGATGTCTTCCGCCTTGCCGAGACGCTTCATCGGCACGGCACGGGTCATGCCTCCGATCACCTTGTCGGCATCCTGGCCGGAGCTGTCGGCGAACTTGCGCAGCGCAGGAGTATCGGTGGGGCCGGGGCACACAGTGTTCGCGGTGACACCCTTCGTCGCGACCTCACGGGCGAGGGTCTTGGTGAAGGCGATGATGCCACCCTTGGCGCCCGAGTACACGGCCTCGAGCGAAGAGCCGACCCGGCCCGCGTCGGAACCGATGTTGATGACACGGCCCCAGCCGCGCTCGACCATGCCCGGGACAGTCGCCTGAATGACCCGGAGCTGGCCCTTGAAGTTGATGTCGAGGATCCGGTCCCAAAACGCCTCGTCCGTCTTCAGGAACGGCATGAAGTCGTCCCAGCCGGCATTGTTCACGACGATCTCGACCGGGCCGAACTGCTCGGCGACCTGCTTCACCGCCGCCTGCACCGACGCGGTGTCGGTGACGTCGACGGGAACGGCGATCGCCTGGCCACCGGCGTCGCGGATGCCGGCCGCGGTCTCCTCGGCGACCTCGAGGTTGAGGTCGGCGACCGCGACGCGGAAGCCGGCAGCGCCCAGTGCGTCGGAAATGCCCTTGCCGATGCCCTGCGCACCGCCGGTCACGAATGCAACTCGATTACTCATGTTCTTCTCCGATTG comes from Rhodococcus oxybenzonivorans and encodes:
- a CDS encoding enoyl-CoA hydratase-related protein translates to MSETATPAVAWSDVEAGVMTITLQRRPANALGLPIIDGLNAALDAADTDGSVKVVVVRSDIPGFFAAGADIKHMSAVDAESFTAYGDRLRSALDRLASADRISIAAVDGLALGGGLELAMACTLRVGGADAKFGLPEVKLGLIPGAGGTQRLPRLVGRGRALDIMLSARQVLAPEAHAIGLIDRLVEAGAATEAALALATELCTMSLPAQRAVIRTVDASFDTPLEEGFGFEVAQEQDLFENGEAKEGITAFLEKRAPRFS
- the menB gene encoding 1,4-dihydroxy-2-naphthoyl-CoA synthase, translated to MTNNGDTTDFVSWTAVGEFEDIRYEHSGDGIAKITICRPEVRNAFRPQTLMEISEALVDAREDSSVGVIVLTGEGPDAFCSGGDQRVRGDTGYLTEPGKAGSVGRFHVTDLQIQIRRLPKPVVAMVAGYAIGGGHILHLVCDLTIAADNARFGQVGPKVGSFDGGYGAGLLAELVGVKKAKEIWFLCRQYDAQQAREMGLVNTVVPLADLERETVQWCREMLELSPFALRLMKASFNAAEDGMAGIQQLAHDANLLFYSTEEAKEGREAYKAKRRPEFEKFPRRP
- a CDS encoding SDR family NAD(P)-dependent oxidoreductase, whose protein sequence is MSNRVAFVTGGAQGIGKGISDALGAAGFRVAVADLNLEVAEETAAGIRDAGGQAIAVPVDVTDTASVQAAVKQVAEQFGPVEIVVNNAGWDDFMPFLKTDEAFWDRILDINFKGQLRVIQATVPGMVERGWGRVINIGSDAGRVGSSLEAVYSGAKGGIIAFTKTLAREVATKGVTANTVCPGPTDTPALRKFADSSGQDADKVIGGMTRAVPMKRLGKAEDIGAAVAYFASDAAEFVTGQTLSVSGGLTMS